The Dehalococcoidia bacterium genome includes a window with the following:
- a CDS encoding MFS transporter: MSDLPGGGIGHRRVYYGWLVLAATLTVGFVQVASRNPLLSVFIKPMTAEYGWSRAEVSLMAGVGFAIGGVVAMAVGPLMDRYGPRRFIVAGVAILGLSFMAISGVSAAWQFYVLLSLGRLADVGFMELGGSVAVANWFFRRRGRALGFYSVATRVGTAIWPLLAQVFIVAYGWRAGWLAVGAGVLVFALVPAALFLRRRPEDMGLTPDGLPGAPSASGAGAAKVETSFSLRQALRTPAMWLLMVANCFALMVAIAINLHMYPRLTDAGLSESVAIIVLTMVAVLSGAGALIWGFIVERLHVRWSMPLAMALCAVGLVLLVFARTPAMAYAYAVVYGLALGGFLSLTPTMWATYFGRESLGAIRGFTFPALQLLAALSPVFAGWVYDVSGSYTWAFIPFAGLYVVAAALVAMARVPERLARAAVSPT, translated from the coding sequence GTGAGTGACCTGCCGGGCGGCGGAATCGGCCACCGTCGCGTTTACTACGGCTGGCTGGTGCTGGCGGCGACGTTGACCGTCGGCTTCGTCCAGGTCGCCTCGCGGAACCCTCTTCTGTCCGTGTTCATCAAGCCCATGACCGCCGAGTACGGCTGGAGTCGCGCCGAGGTGTCGCTCATGGCGGGCGTCGGCTTCGCCATCGGCGGCGTCGTGGCGATGGCCGTCGGGCCGCTCATGGACCGCTACGGGCCGCGCCGGTTCATCGTCGCGGGCGTCGCCATCCTGGGGCTGAGCTTCATGGCGATTTCGGGCGTGTCCGCCGCGTGGCAGTTCTACGTCCTGCTCAGCCTGGGGCGACTGGCGGACGTGGGCTTCATGGAGCTGGGCGGGAGCGTGGCCGTCGCCAACTGGTTTTTCCGCCGCAGGGGGCGCGCGCTCGGCTTTTACTCGGTGGCGACGCGCGTCGGCACCGCGATATGGCCGCTGCTGGCGCAGGTGTTCATTGTCGCCTACGGATGGCGGGCCGGTTGGCTGGCCGTGGGCGCGGGCGTACTCGTCTTCGCGCTGGTGCCCGCCGCGCTGTTCCTGCGCCGACGCCCGGAGGACATGGGCCTGACGCCGGACGGCCTGCCTGGCGCGCCCTCGGCATCAGGGGCGGGCGCGGCGAAGGTGGAGACCTCGTTCTCCCTGCGGCAGGCGTTGCGCACCCCCGCCATGTGGCTGCTCATGGTCGCGAACTGCTTCGCCCTGATGGTCGCCATCGCCATCAACCTCCACATGTACCCGCGCCTGACGGACGCGGGCCTGTCGGAGAGCGTCGCCATCATAGTGCTGACGATGGTGGCCGTGCTGTCCGGGGCGGGCGCCCTGATCTGGGGCTTCATCGTGGAGCGGCTGCACGTGCGCTGGTCCATGCCGCTTGCGATGGCATTGTGCGCCGTCGGCCTCGTGCTCCTCGTCTTCGCGCGCACCCCCGCGATGGCCTATGCGTACGCGGTCGTGTACGGGCTGGCGCTGGGCGGCTTTCTGTCGCTCACGCCGACGATGTGGGCTACGTACTTTGGCCGCGAGTCGCTCGGCGCCATCCGGGGCTTCACGTTCCCCGCGCTGCAACTGCTGGCCGCGCTGTCGCCGGTGTTCGCGGGCTGGGTGTACGACGTGAGCGGCAGCTACACGTGGGCGTTTATTCCGTTCGCGGGGCTGTACGTGGTCGCGGCGGCGCTGGTTGCGATGGCGCGCGTGCCGGAACGCCTGGCGCGGGCGGCTGTATCGCCGACGTGA
- a CDS encoding LLM class flavin-dependent oxidoreductase has protein sequence MQLVKFGAVYPQPEGGVDVLDFADKIEAWGYDSIWQGEHITNWWRPTFDAMTVCAAFAARTKRVQIGTSIVLLPLHHPTILAKEAVTLDHVSGGRFILGVGIGGENKREFDSCGAPHAERGRRANEQLEVMRSLWTDQKTTYQGRYFTLQDTTMDPKPLTPGGLPVWVGGRRDAALRRTARYAQGWMPYLYAPEQYRDGWARVQAYAHEAGRDPAGITPGLYQFICVGRTVAEAARVAAQSLQERYNQPFDKVVERYVVLGTPQDCARRLEEFIAAGARHILFSPTCPLDEVMAQFEAIARDVLPLVRRKESAG, from the coding sequence ATGCAATTGGTGAAGTTCGGCGCGGTCTATCCCCAGCCGGAGGGCGGCGTGGACGTCCTCGACTTCGCGGACAAGATCGAGGCGTGGGGCTACGACTCCATCTGGCAGGGCGAGCACATCACCAACTGGTGGCGCCCCACATTCGACGCCATGACGGTGTGCGCCGCGTTCGCCGCCCGCACGAAGCGCGTGCAGATAGGCACGTCCATCGTCCTGCTGCCGCTCCACCATCCGACCATTCTGGCGAAGGAGGCCGTCACGCTGGACCACGTCTCCGGCGGGCGCTTCATCCTGGGCGTGGGCATCGGCGGCGAGAACAAGCGGGAATTCGACTCGTGCGGCGCGCCCCACGCGGAACGCGGTCGCCGCGCCAACGAGCAACTGGAGGTGATGCGTAGCCTGTGGACGGACCAGAAGACCACCTATCAGGGGCGCTATTTCACCCTCCAGGACACGACGATGGACCCCAAGCCGCTGACGCCGGGCGGGCTGCCCGTATGGGTGGGCGGGCGTCGCGATGCCGCGCTGCGGCGCACCGCGCGCTACGCCCAGGGGTGGATGCCCTACCTCTACGCGCCGGAGCAGTACCGCGACGGCTGGGCGCGCGTGCAGGCGTATGCGCATGAGGCGGGGCGCGACCCGGCCGGCATTACGCCGGGGCTGTACCAGTTCATCTGCGTGGGACGCACCGTGGCGGAGGCCGCGCGCGTCGCGGCCCAGTCGCTTCAGGAGCGCTACAACCAGCCCTTCGACAAGGTTGTGGAGCGGTACGTGGTGCTTGGCACGCCCCAGGACTGCGCGCGGCGTCTGGAGGAGTTCATCGCCGCGGGGGCGCGGCACATCCTGTTCTCGCCGACGTGCCCGCTCGACGAGGTGATGGCCCAGTTCGAGGCCATCGCCCGCGACGTCCTGCCGCTTGTCCGGCGCAAGGAGAGCGCGGGCTAG
- a CDS encoding ATP-binding cassette domain-containing protein, with protein sequence MIEAYNLTKYYGDFLAIEDVSFKVGKGQIVGFLGPNGSGKTTTMRILTGFMPPSSGTAKVADHDILEESLEARRKVGYLPETVPLYTDMTVRSYLDFQGTLRGMTKKRLRTRLGDVIDVCRLGDYRDTIIGKLSKGFRQRVGIAQAILHEPDVLILDEPTIGIDPRQVVETRQLIKGLGKEHTLLLSTHILPEVSMVCEQVIVINDGRIVAVDKPENLSARLRGSEQLRMEVRGPSKDVLTKLRSVKGVREVKWTPGVGDRNGYIIEAQPGLDLREEMARLVVNSGWGLQGLQTGGLSLEEIFLKLTTKEEL encoded by the coding sequence ATGATCGAGGCCTATAACCTTACCAAATATTACGGCGACTTCCTCGCGATAGAGGACGTGTCCTTCAAGGTGGGCAAGGGTCAGATAGTGGGCTTCCTGGGCCCGAACGGCTCCGGGAAGACCACGACCATGCGCATCCTGACGGGCTTCATGCCACCGTCGTCGGGCACGGCCAAGGTCGCCGACCACGACATCCTGGAGGAGTCGCTGGAAGCGCGCCGCAAGGTGGGCTACCTCCCCGAGACCGTCCCCCTCTACACGGACATGACCGTGCGGTCATACTTGGACTTTCAGGGCACCCTCCGGGGCATGACCAAGAAGCGCCTGCGGACGCGCCTGGGCGACGTCATTGACGTGTGCAGACTTGGCGACTATCGGGACACCATCATCGGCAAGCTCTCCAAAGGCTTTCGGCAGCGCGTGGGCATCGCCCAGGCGATTCTGCACGAGCCGGATGTCCTCATCCTCGACGAGCCGACTATCGGCATTGACCCGCGCCAGGTCGTCGAGACGCGCCAACTCATCAAAGGCCTGGGGAAGGAGCATACCCTCCTCCTCAGCACCCACATCCTGCCCGAAGTCAGCATGGTCTGCGAGCAGGTCATCGTCATCAATGACGGGCGGATTGTGGCGGTGGACAAGCCGGAGAACCTCTCGGCGCGCCTGCGAGGCTCGGAGCAGCTCCGCATGGAAGTGCGCGGGCCGTCCAAGGACGTACTGACCAAGCTGCGCTCCGTGAAAGGCGTCCGCGAGGTGAAGTGGACACCCGGCGTTGGCGACCGCAATGGCTACATCATCGAGGCGCAGCCGGGTCTCGACCTGCGCGAGGAGATGGCGAGGCTGGTGGTCAACAGCGGATGGGGCCTGCAGGGGCTGCAAACGGGCGGCCTGAGCCTGGAGGAGATCTTCCTGAAGCTGACTACGAAGGAGGAGCTCTAG